The following coding sequences are from one Halomonas sp. HAL1 window:
- the fabA gene encoding 3-hydroxyacyl-[acyl-carrier-protein] dehydratase FabA, which translates to MTKQHSFDREELLACSRGELFGPGNAQLPAPNMLMLDRIKHIHEEGGEHGKGELIAELDISSNLWFFDCHFPGDPVMPGCLGLDAMWQLVGFYLGWLGHPGRGRALGCGEVKFSGQILPDAQKVTYSINIKRIITRRLILGIADGTVSVDGRDIYQANDLRVGLFTSTANF; encoded by the coding sequence GTGACCAAGCAACACTCCTTTGATCGCGAAGAACTGCTGGCCTGCTCACGCGGCGAGCTATTCGGCCCCGGTAATGCACAGCTCCCAGCGCCTAATATGCTGATGCTTGATCGCATTAAGCACATTCATGAAGAAGGCGGAGAGCATGGCAAGGGCGAACTGATCGCTGAGCTGGATATCAGCTCTAACTTGTGGTTCTTTGACTGCCACTTTCCTGGAGACCCCGTTATGCCTGGGTGTTTAGGTCTAGATGCCATGTGGCAGCTAGTCGGCTTCTATTTGGGCTGGTTAGGCCACCCGGGGCGCGGACGTGCACTCGGCTGTGGTGAGGTCAAGTTCAGCGGGCAGATCCTGCCGGATGCACAAAAAGTGACCTATAGTATTAATATTAAGCGTATTATTACCCGACGACTCATCTTGGGTATCGCCGACGGAACAGTATCCGTCGACGGACGCGACATTTATCAGGCTAATGATCTGCGCGTTGGCCTATTCACCTCCACTGCGAATTTCTGA
- a CDS encoding bifunctional diguanylate cyclase/phosphodiesterase produces MWLPVSLNRPLVWVALTALPACVWISDATLRLVAATLVMLGLWDAWNQVRQQRLRLRLSQDTLGLTSDAMVITDAQNRVIVVNPAFTEVTGYSSQEIQGLKLETLAAPRHDKNFYQTFWSTLKSTGRWEGEMWSRRKHGDEYPEWLKVRAVTDKRGNITHFINLFTDISAQKARERDLRRIGYEDPLTGLPNRRRLHDLLASRLRHLRAGESLDMALVDIDGLKSVNDSLGVEQGDRLLARFGQRLTSYVAGSIVGRLGGDEFMVIRTTTFDDHDQWVATLREHMSRPFEINDQSLRLGLSIGSCRVPEDGDDSGVLFQRLESALYSAKRLGRNLSQRFRPALDKQDNPQLALVSDLRAALISGDQLELHYQTQHEPASGELVGMEALLRWRHPKDGMISPGDFIPLAERHGLMSQLGTWVIEKACAQQAHWRNSAMPKMTIWVNISALQLFQGDLESQLTTCLKRYQLKPSQIGLELTESVLLDERAGDMGPRLQALRDQGFAIAIDDFGTGYSSLGYLKRLPVDKIKLDRAFIKELPHDQADASIVKTVLAMAEGMGLGVIAEGVETKEQCQFLVDAGCTSVQGFYFARPLPAAELEKRLLPEPATASAAS; encoded by the coding sequence ATGTGGCTTCCTGTTTCTCTCAATCGTCCGTTAGTTTGGGTCGCGCTGACGGCGCTCCCCGCCTGTGTTTGGATATCCGATGCGACGCTGCGCCTAGTGGCCGCGACGTTGGTTATGTTAGGGCTATGGGATGCCTGGAACCAAGTGCGTCAGCAACGGCTACGGCTGCGTCTGTCCCAAGATACGTTAGGGCTCACTAGCGATGCCATGGTGATTACCGATGCACAAAATCGCGTCATCGTGGTTAATCCCGCCTTCACCGAAGTGACCGGTTACTCGAGCCAAGAGATTCAGGGGCTGAAACTGGAGACGCTGGCAGCGCCACGGCACGATAAAAACTTTTATCAAACGTTTTGGAGCACGCTGAAAAGTACCGGCCGCTGGGAAGGTGAAATGTGGAGCCGCCGTAAGCACGGCGATGAGTATCCTGAGTGGTTAAAAGTACGCGCCGTGACCGACAAACGCGGCAACATTACCCATTTTATTAATCTGTTTACCGATATTTCGGCACAAAAAGCCCGCGAGCGTGATTTGCGGCGTATCGGCTATGAAGATCCGCTCACAGGGCTACCCAATCGTCGTCGCCTTCACGATCTGCTGGCTTCCCGGCTGCGCCATCTGCGCGCTGGAGAGAGCTTGGATATGGCGCTGGTCGATATTGATGGGCTGAAATCCGTCAATGATAGTCTGGGGGTGGAACAGGGCGACCGTTTGTTGGCGCGCTTTGGTCAACGTTTAACCAGCTATGTGGCGGGCAGTATTGTGGGTCGCTTGGGCGGCGACGAGTTTATGGTGATCCGCACCACCACTTTTGACGATCATGACCAATGGGTCGCCACCCTGCGTGAGCATATGAGTCGGCCATTTGAAATTAATGACCAATCGCTGCGCTTAGGACTGTCGATCGGTAGTTGCCGAGTGCCCGAGGATGGTGACGACTCAGGCGTGCTCTTCCAGCGCTTAGAGTCGGCGCTTTACAGCGCTAAACGGCTGGGGCGTAACTTAAGCCAGCGCTTTCGCCCGGCGCTGGATAAGCAGGATAATCCTCAACTGGCGCTGGTCAGTGATTTACGCGCTGCGCTTATTTCCGGTGACCAGTTGGAACTGCATTATCAAACCCAGCATGAGCCTGCTAGCGGCGAGCTGGTGGGTATGGAGGCACTGCTGCGCTGGCGCCATCCCAAGGATGGTATGATTTCCCCTGGCGACTTTATTCCGTTGGCCGAGCGGCACGGTTTAATGAGCCAGCTGGGTACCTGGGTGATCGAAAAAGCCTGCGCCCAACAGGCGCACTGGCGTAATAGCGCCATGCCAAAAATGACGATATGGGTCAATATTTCGGCCCTGCAGCTCTTTCAAGGCGACCTGGAAAGTCAGTTGACGACTTGCCTAAAGCGTTATCAGTTGAAACCATCGCAAATTGGTTTAGAGCTGACCGAATCGGTGCTGCTTGACGAACGCGCTGGCGATATGGGACCACGCCTTCAGGCGCTGCGCGACCAAGGCTTTGCGATTGCCATCGATGACTTTGGGACAGGCTATTCGTCGCTCGGTTATTTGAAGCGCTTGCCGGTAGACAAAATTAAACTCGATCGGGCGTTCATTAAGGAGTTGCCACATGATCAAGCGGATGCCTCAATCGTGAAGACGGTCTTAGCGATGGCGGAAGGCATGGGGCTAGGAGTGATTGCAGAAGGCGTTGAAACCAAAGAGCAGTGTCAGTTTTTGGTGGATGCCGGATGTACGTCCGTACAAGGTTTCTACTTTGCCAGACCGCTACCCGCTGCGGAATTGGAAAAGCGTTTGCTGCCTGAGCCAGCCACTGCCTCTGCTGCTTCTTAA
- a CDS encoding cyclopropane-fatty-acyl-phospholipid synthase family protein, translated as MTTLRSTPPNIQPVAQDRLTKWLKPRLVAQLDTFRGGRITLIEGDQCHHLGQGGPLQVTVVIRHSRAWKRLAFGGTVGAAESYMDGDWDADDLVALVRLFAANLEQVNTKMENGSARIARWLLGAAYRFQRNSLSGSKRNIAAHYDIGNDLFSTFLDRHHWMYSSAVFPYPEATLEEASTYKLDLMLEKLDVRPEHHLLEIGTGWGGLAIHAAKTRGCHVTTTTISDEQHAHTAQRIKEEGLEDRITLLKQDYRELTGRYDRLISVEMIEAVGHQYLDTYLNKLDSLLTDDGQAMLQAITIRDQRFEDAKRDMDFIKRYIFPGGFLPSHHAMLSSVMRKTSLNVVALDEIGPHYARTLREWRHRFEASLEQVRTLGYDERFIRMWRYYLCYCEGGFIERSIGTCHLLLAKPAAKPIPLTGAL; from the coding sequence GTGACGACCCTGCGTTCTACGCCGCCAAATATTCAACCTGTTGCCCAAGACCGCTTAACCAAGTGGCTGAAGCCGCGCCTAGTGGCCCAACTGGATACCTTTCGCGGTGGTCGTATTACCCTCATTGAAGGTGACCAGTGCCACCACTTAGGCCAGGGAGGACCGCTGCAGGTAACCGTGGTAATCCGCCACTCGCGCGCCTGGAAGCGGCTGGCCTTCGGCGGCACCGTTGGCGCTGCCGAGTCTTATATGGACGGTGATTGGGACGCCGACGACTTGGTCGCCCTAGTCCGCCTGTTTGCCGCCAACCTGGAACAGGTTAATACCAAAATGGAGAACGGCAGTGCCCGCATTGCCCGTTGGTTATTGGGTGCCGCCTACCGTTTTCAGCGCAACAGCCTAAGCGGCTCTAAGCGCAACATTGCAGCCCACTATGATATTGGTAACGACCTATTTTCGACGTTTTTGGATCGCCACCACTGGATGTACTCCAGCGCCGTTTTCCCCTACCCGGAAGCTACTCTGGAAGAGGCCTCAACCTACAAACTGGATTTGATGCTTGAAAAGCTTGATGTCCGGCCAGAGCATCACCTGTTAGAAATTGGCACTGGTTGGGGTGGTCTGGCGATTCACGCGGCGAAAACCCGCGGCTGCCATGTCACCACTACGACCATTTCCGATGAACAGCACGCTCATACTGCTCAACGGATTAAGGAAGAGGGGCTGGAAGACAGAATTACCCTACTCAAACAGGATTACCGCGAATTAACCGGCCGTTACGACCGGCTTATTTCGGTCGAGATGATCGAGGCCGTGGGGCACCAGTATCTCGATACCTACCTCAACAAGCTGGATAGCCTGTTAACCGACGATGGGCAGGCCATGCTGCAAGCCATCACCATCCGCGACCAGCGCTTTGAAGACGCTAAACGCGACATGGATTTTATCAAGCGCTACATTTTCCCCGGCGGTTTTCTACCCTCGCACCATGCCATGTTAAGCAGCGTAATGCGCAAAACGTCGCTGAACGTGGTCGCGTTGGATGAAATAGGCCCGCACTATGCCCGCACTCTGCGTGAGTGGCGCCACCGCTTTGAAGCCAGCCTGGAGCAGGTACGCACGCTGGGGTACGACGAGCGCTTTATCCGCATGTGGCGCTACTACTTATGCTACTGCGAAGGCGGCTTCATCGAGCGCTCTATCGGTACCTGCCATCTGCTGTTGGCTAAACCAGCGGCGAAGCCCATACCGCTCACCGGCGCTCTCTAA
- a CDS encoding DUF2878 family protein gives MASRRWHALLFNALRFEAGWLLCVVGGSGVAALAGGGLLAWHLWRCALPGEWRFIAGFALLGLMVDGGLNLLGGFDFNDQALVLGLLPLWLWMLWPLFATLVYHSLAWLWRYPLLAALCGAVSGPLSYYGGALLAEVTLAPWLLPAQALIWASLCVGISRFYKR, from the coding sequence ATGGCATCACGCCGATGGCATGCACTGCTGTTCAATGCCCTGCGTTTTGAAGCTGGCTGGCTGTTATGCGTAGTAGGAGGTTCAGGCGTTGCCGCGCTTGCGGGCGGAGGCTTGCTAGCTTGGCATCTATGGCGCTGCGCGCTGCCGGGAGAGTGGCGGTTTATCGCGGGATTTGCACTGCTCGGCTTGATGGTCGATGGCGGCTTAAACCTGCTGGGAGGCTTTGATTTTAACGATCAGGCACTGGTGCTGGGGTTATTACCCCTTTGGCTATGGATGCTCTGGCCGCTGTTTGCCACGCTGGTCTATCACTCGCTGGCGTGGCTGTGGCGTTATCCGCTACTAGCCGCGCTGTGTGGCGCTGTTAGCGGCCCGCTCTCGTATTACGGCGGCGCGCTACTCGCGGAGGTGACGCTTGCCCCTTGGCTGCTGCCAGCCCAGGCGCTGATATGGGCGTCACTGTGTGTAGGCATTAGCCGTTTTTATAAGCGTTAA
- the fabB gene encoding beta-ketoacyl-ACP synthase I codes for MRRVVVTGLGIVSCLGNDQRQVLDALKTGRSGIRFKEEYAERGFRSHVAGSVNIDLDALIDRKLRRFMGDAAAYAYVSMAQAIEDAGLSEEQVSNERTGLIAGSGGASSANQVEAADVLREKGLRRVGPYRVTRTMGSTVSACLATPFKIKGVNYSISSACATSAHCIGSAMEQIQLNKQDVVFAGGGEEEHWTLSCLFDAMGALSTHYNDTPEQASRPYDNARDGFVIAGGGGMLVLEELEHAKARGAKIYGELVGYGATSDGHDMVAPSGEGAMRCMHQAMATVEGKIDYINTHGTSTPVGDVAELKAIREVFGNTTPAMSSTKSLTGHSLGATGVQEAIYSLLMMQHNFVAASANIANLDEQADGFDIVTKRRDNVTIERALSNSFGFGGTNACLVFQRFND; via the coding sequence ATGCGACGAGTGGTAGTCACCGGCCTTGGCATTGTATCTTGCCTTGGCAACGACCAACGACAGGTCCTGGACGCGCTCAAAACTGGGCGTAGCGGTATTCGTTTTAAGGAAGAGTACGCCGAGCGTGGCTTCCGTAGCCATGTGGCTGGCAGCGTCAATATTGATCTTGACGCACTCATCGACCGCAAACTGCGCCGCTTTATGGGCGATGCAGCTGCCTACGCCTATGTTTCAATGGCCCAGGCCATTGAAGACGCGGGGCTCTCTGAGGAGCAAGTCTCCAATGAGAGAACAGGGCTTATTGCTGGCTCCGGCGGTGCTTCAAGCGCTAACCAAGTTGAAGCTGCCGACGTACTGCGTGAGAAAGGCCTGCGTCGCGTTGGCCCTTATCGCGTGACGCGGACAATGGGCAGCACTGTTTCCGCCTGTTTGGCGACCCCCTTTAAAATTAAGGGCGTGAATTACTCTATCTCCTCTGCCTGTGCTACCTCAGCGCACTGTATTGGTAGCGCGATGGAGCAGATTCAGCTTAACAAGCAGGATGTAGTGTTTGCAGGTGGCGGTGAAGAGGAGCACTGGACGCTCTCCTGCCTGTTTGATGCCATGGGCGCGCTCTCAACGCACTATAACGATACGCCAGAGCAAGCTTCGCGCCCTTACGACAACGCCCGCGACGGTTTCGTGATTGCAGGCGGTGGCGGCATGCTGGTGTTGGAAGAGCTTGAGCACGCTAAAGCGCGTGGTGCCAAGATCTACGGCGAGTTAGTTGGCTACGGCGCCACCTCTGACGGCCACGATATGGTAGCGCCTTCAGGCGAAGGTGCTATGCGCTGCATGCATCAGGCAATGGCTACCGTAGAGGGTAAGATCGATTACATTAATACTCACGGTACCTCTACCCCGGTGGGCGATGTGGCCGAGCTAAAAGCAATACGTGAAGTGTTTGGTAATACGACGCCCGCGATGAGCTCAACCAAATCGCTGACCGGTCACTCCCTTGGCGCTACGGGGGTACAGGAAGCGATCTATTCGCTGCTGATGATGCAACATAACTTTGTCGCTGCATCGGCGAATATCGCCAACCTGGATGAGCAGGCCGACGGCTTTGATATTGTCACCAAACGTCGAGATAACGTGACAATAGAGCGTGCCTTGTCTAATAGCTTCGGCTTTGGTGGCACAAATGCGTGTTTAGTCTTCCAGCGCTTTAACGACTAA
- a CDS encoding DUF1365 domain-containing protein, whose protein sequence is MIAAPRSRIYRGTLRHRRFTPKPHAFSYQVWMAWLDLDELPDLFDKVPGFSARRPALARFRREDYLGPVDRPLKTAVREELVRQLGSAPTGRICVLTQLRTLGCMFNPISVYYAYDHLGRLAAVLSEVTNMPWRERTRYASAVDPSRHSHQARFDKDLHVSPFNPMDMTYRWKFNAPGETLFLHMENWREQQCHFDATLTLEASPATRGVLLTTLARQPWMSLKTIAGIHFEALRLWLKRIPVYNHPKQRKETSK, encoded by the coding sequence ATGATTGCCGCTCCGCGTTCGCGTATCTATCGTGGCACCCTGCGCCACCGCCGCTTCACGCCCAAGCCCCACGCATTCAGTTACCAGGTATGGATGGCGTGGTTGGATCTGGACGAGCTGCCCGATCTGTTCGACAAGGTGCCCGGCTTCAGCGCCCGCAGGCCTGCCTTGGCGCGTTTTCGGCGGGAAGATTATCTAGGCCCGGTGGATCGCCCGCTAAAAACCGCCGTGCGCGAAGAGCTCGTTCGTCAATTAGGCAGCGCCCCCACGGGGCGGATTTGTGTGCTCACCCAACTGCGCACGCTGGGCTGCATGTTTAATCCTATCTCCGTTTACTACGCCTACGACCATTTGGGTAGATTGGCAGCCGTATTGAGCGAAGTCACCAATATGCCTTGGCGTGAGCGTACCCGTTACGCCAGCGCGGTGGACCCTTCACGTCACAGCCACCAGGCCCGTTTCGACAAAGACCTCCACGTTTCGCCTTTCAACCCCATGGATATGACCTATCGGTGGAAATTTAACGCCCCCGGCGAAACGCTCTTTTTGCATATGGAGAACTGGCGGGAACAGCAGTGCCATTTTGATGCCACATTAACCCTTGAGGCCTCACCCGCCACCCGCGGTGTATTGCTAACAACCTTGGCTCGCCAACCATGGATGAGCCTGAAAACCATTGCGGGTATTCATTTTGAAGCGCTTCGGCTGTGGCTTAAGCGCATCCCTGTTTATAACCACCCCAAGCAGCGCAAGGAGACTTCAAAGTGA